From a single Pempheris klunzingeri isolate RE-2024b chromosome 2, fPemKlu1.hap1, whole genome shotgun sequence genomic region:
- the LOC139219954 gene encoding zinc finger protein 271-like, whose amino-acid sequence MEKQKPELRRQTGSSSDSTDVQKRRGRDGPTCHRCQHCDKSFTTRNDLKVHQRFHLGEKLHSCDQCGKTFTQSASLRRHQHIHTGEKPCSCDQCGKTFARSAQLRSHQRIHTGEKPCSCDQCGKTFSQSANLKIHQRIHTGEKPYSCDQCGKTFSQSANLRRHQRIHTGEKPCSCDQCGKTFARSAHLRRHQRIHTGEKPFCCDQCGKTFSQSANLRRHQHIHTGEKPYSCDQCGKAFTLSANLRRHQHIHTGEKPYNCGQCGKTFSESTSLRRHQRIHTGEKPYSCDQCGKAFTASASLSTHQRIHTGEKPYSCDQCGKAFTQSASLRSHQRIHTGEKPFWCEQCGKIFARSTSLSTHQRIHTGEKPFWCDQCGKTFTDRTHLKRHQRIHTGEKLHSCDQCGKAFSESANLRIHQRIHTGEKPYSCDQCGKTFSQSASFRIHQRIHTGEKPYSCDQCGKTFSQSASLRSHQRIHTGEKPYSCDQCGKAFTASGHLRSHQRIHTGEKPYSCDQCGKTFSKSANLRIHQRIHTGEKPFWCDQCGKTFTSQSGLRSHQNTHTVLL is encoded by the exons atggagaagcagaagccggagctcagaagacaaacaggctcGTCCTCTGATAGCACCGATgttcag aaacgcagaggaagagatggacccACTTGTCACCGCTGTCAGCACTGCGACAAATCCTTCACAACACgaaatgatttaaaggttcaTCAGAGATTTCATTTGGGAGAgaaactgcacagctgtgaccagtgtgggaaaactttcactcaatcagctagcttaaggagacatcaacacattcacactggagagaaaccgtgtagctgtgaccagtgtgggaaaacgtTCGCTCGATCAGCTCAattaaggagccatcaacgcattcacactggagagaaaccgtgtagctgtgaccagtgtgggaaaactttcagtcagtcagctaacTTAAAgatccatcaacgcattcacactggagagaaaccgtatagctgtgaccagtgtgggaaaactttcagtcagtcagctaacttaaggagacatcaacgcattcacactggagagaaaccgtgtagctgtgaccagtgtgggaaaacgtTCGCTCGATCAGCTCACTTAAGgagacatcaacgcattcacactggagagaaaccgttctG ctgtgaccagtgtgggaaaactttcagtcagtcagctaacttaaggagacatcaacacattcacactggagagaaaccgtacagctgtgaccagtgtgggaaagctttcactctCTCAGCTAACTTAAGGAGACatcaacacattcacactggagagaaaccgtataaCTGTGgtcagtgtgggaaaactttcagtgaATCAACTAGCTTAAGgagacatcaacgcattcacactggagagaaaccgtatagctgtgaccaatgtgggaaagctttcactgcaTCAGCTAGCTTAAGTAcccatcaacgcattcacactggagagaaaccgtatagctgtgaccagtgtgggaaagctttcactcaatcagctagcttaaggagccatcaacgcattcacactggagagaaaccgttctGGTGTGAGCAATGTGGAAAGATTTTCGCTCGATCAACTAGCTTAAGTAcccatcaacgcattcacactggagagaaaccgttctggtgtgaccaatgtgggaaaactttcactgaCAGGA CTCACTTAAAgagacatcaacgcattcacactggagagaaactgcacagctgtgaccaatgtgggaaagctttcagtgaatcagctaacttaaggatccatcaacgtattcacactggagagaaaccgtacagctgtgaccagtgtgggaaaactttcagtcagtcagctagcTTTAGgatccatcaacgcattcacactggagagaaaccgtatagctgtgaccagtgtgggaaaactttcagtcagtcagctagcttaaggagccatcaacgcattcacactggagagaaaccgtatagctgtgaccagtgtgggaaagctttcactgcaTCAGGTCacttaaggagccatcaacgcattcacactggagagaaaccgtatagctgtgaccagtgtgggaaaactttcagtaaatcagctaacttaaggatccatcaacgcattcacactggagagaaaccgttctggtgtgaccaatgtgggaaaacttttACTTCGCAGAGTGGCCTTAGATCccaccaaaacactcacactgtatTGTTGTGA